The Chitinophaga lutea genome contains the following window.
GATAAGGCGCCGCGAAGCTCACCCGTTTTTTACCCTGCCCCACATTCGTAAAGGCGGTAATAAACAGGCTCTCTCCGGTGATCAAGCGTTTGCCGGCCGACATCAGCTTGCCGAAAAAGCCCTGCTGCGCCCCGGATCCGTCGCCGAACAGGGTTTCCATCCTGATCTCCTGGTCCATCATCATAAAACTGCCGCTTTCTGCCACGGCGCTTTCCTGCGGGTCCAGCTCTATTTCTACTATTTGCATCTCCTCACCGTGAATGCGGTAGTCGATCTCATGATTCTTAAGCATAGGTTGTTCTTGCTGTTTAATAATGGCAAGTTACATAAAATGACTATCTGCCCGCACCGGATTTTTTCATCAGTTTCTCCAGCAGCGGCTGCACCTCATCGGCCTGCCGCATAAAGCCCAGGTCGGTCAGGTGCGACCCGTCGATGGTGCCCTCATGATCGTGACCGGTGAGGTTGGTGGCGGGCAGGTAATACAACTGTTTGAAACCTTCCTGCTTCAGCCGGGTGTACACTTCCTTGATGAGGTTGTTTTTCTCCGTGGTGACTGCGCCAATCCGGCTGTCGAAATACCCGGTTTCGTGGATACGGCTCTCTACCAGCAGGACGGGCACTTCGGGCCGTTTGGTGAGCAGGTGTTTGATGAAAGGATAAGCTCTTTCTTTTATTTCTGCGGGCGAAGGATTGGGAATGCAATCCAGCACAAAACAGGATGCTTTCATCGTAGCCAGCAGCTCGGCAACCGGGAATTCCATCTTACCGGCGCCACTGAAACCGAGGTTGATCACCTCCCAGCCAGTGCGCCTGCTGATGATGCCGGGGTAGGTCATACCCGCACGACTGGCAGACGCGCCCTGCAGGATGCTGGACCCGTAAATCACCACGCGCCGGTTGGTATCGATGGCCGGACGCGCAGGGGCCGCCAGTGTCGCCTCCGGCGCAACGCCGATTTCGAGTGATGTCAGTTCATTATAGGTCGGCAGGTACAGCATGAACTGTTTGGTGCTGTTATCCATATTTTCCACCAGCGCCTGGGTATTGATGGTATCCTTATCGAGCGGCCGCCCTACGGCCACCCACTGCCACTTCCCGTTGTTGTGGGCATACAGATCAAGGCCGCTGTGCACGATCGGGGTCATGTTGGCATAATACTTTTTACCACGCAGCCCCCATTTGGCGCGTACGTACGGCGAATTCGTCTCGAACAGCACGGCGATACCGGCGCTGTGGGTGCTGAGGTACCGTACGGATTGCGGGAAAGGTTTGGTCTGCGTGGTGTCGAGCCGCACATAAACGGGATTGGTAGGTACGCCCTTACCGATGATCATCAGGGAGCGGGCATCCGTGTAGCGGGCATTGTCTTTGTTCTGGCCAAAGGCGCAGGTAAACGGGAATAATAAAAGCAGTAAATATCGCATTGTCGTTTTTTTAAGTGGCCCTTCGCGGGCAAATGAGCTTCGAAAAATAACCGAAATTTCCGGAAGATGCTAGCCGGCCCGCAAACTTCCCGACACAACGCCCGCCGGCCGGCCCTAGCAGCCATGCTCCATCAGTAAATGTCTCCCTGAAACGAAATGGCATATGGACAAAAAAAAGCCGTCCTGATAGACATCGGGACGGCAATAGTTAACCTACAACTGTTACACTGTTTGCTTTTATTATTACCAGAAAACAGTACGTTTTAATGCATTACTACTCCTTTGGCGGATTTAGCCTGCTCTTTATCTTCTCCATGGGCCTGGCCGTTGAAGAAGTTATAAGGGCGGGGAGAAATATAATTCGGGTCGTGCAGTTTCCGGATGACTTCTTTTTTCGTAAAGAGTTTCACGATCAGCACGAGGAACGGTACATATTTGAGACCGCGCGGCCAGCCATAGTAGTCCAGCACGTCGATGCAGCGTTTGTTCATGTAATACATCACGGGCACCAGCACCAGCGTGAGGAAGGTGGCGAAGATGAGGCCGAACACCATCGTCCAGGCCAGCGGTCCCCAGAAGGCCACGTTGTCGCCGCCGAAGAAGAGGTGCGGATTCAGTTCGTCGAACATCTTCCAGAAGTCGATATTGAGGCCCACGGCCAGCGGAATCAGGCCGAGGATGGCGGCGATGGCGGTGAGCAGTACGGGCGTCATACGCGTTCTGCCGGCTTCCACCACTGCTTCGTTCATCGGCACACCCTGCATCACCAGCAGGTCGGTGAATTCCACCAGTACGATACCGTTCCTGGCCACGATACCTGCAAGGGCCATGATGCCCACGCCGGTCATTACGATGGAGATGTCCATACCGAAGATGGCGAAACCAAGGAACACACCGATGATGCTGAACAGGATTTCGAGGAAGATCACGAATGAACGGCCAACGGAGTTAAACTGCGTCACCATGATCATGAAGATGAGGCCTACCGCGCCCAGCATCGCCATGAGCAGGAAGTTCATGGTTTCCATCTGGTCTTCCTGTTCACCGGTCATTTTAACGGTGATACCGTCCGGCGGTGAGAATTCGAGCACTGCCGCATTGATGGCCATCACCACTTCGTTGGCGTTGAAACCCGTCAGTACATTAGAGTACAGGGTCACCACGCGTTTTTCGTCGATGTGTTTGATGCCCGCGTATGTGTTGGAATAGTGAATGTCTGCCACAGCACTCAGCGGCACCTGTCTGATCTGGCCGCCCATGTTCATATCGCGGTAGGTCAGGTTCAGGTTCATCAGGGTGTTGATGTTGTTTTTCTGGTCTTCCTGCAGGCGGATCATGATCGGGTAATCGTCGTCCGGATCACGGAACTTGGATACCTCGAGACCGAAGAGCGCCGCACGGAGCGAGTTGGAAATCTGCGTAGTGGAGATCCCTTCGCGGTTAGCCCGCTCCCTGTCTATATTCAGCACAATCTCCGGTTTATTGGCCTGGAAGTCGCTTTTCAGCTCTTCCACACCGCCGATCTGCAAGCTGTCCAGGTAGCGCTTCAGGCGGTCCGAGGTGCCGGCCAGCAGTTCAAAATCATCACCGGAAATTTCGATGTTGATGGGTTTGCCCGTCGGCGGGCCGCCCTGTTCCTGTTCCACCACAATGTCCGCGCCGGGCACGCCTTTTACGGCCTCGCGGATTTTGTCTAGGTACTCTACGGTAGACTGACCATTACGTTTGGCGAACTCCACAAAGGCCACGGTTACCTTACCCTTGTTGGAAGCCGTACTGAGGTCCATCTGCGAGGGGTCGCCGGCGCCTACCGCCACGTTGGAAATAATGGATTTCACCAGCGGGTTCTTAGTGCCGCCCACTACTTTGGTGATCCTGTCTTCGATCATATGGGTAATGGAGTCGGTATATTTCTGGTCCGTACCGATGGGCAGTTCGATATAAGCGAAAATAAAGTTCGGATCGGAAGTGGGGAAGAACACCACTTTGGGGTTCCGGATGGCGGTCAATACAATACTGAACACCAGCAGCCCGAAAGTACCAATCAGGATGTACACGGGCCTCCAGCCCAGGATACACCAGCTCAATATGCGTCTGTAGCTGTTCTGTACGCGCGGCCAGAAGTTGGTCTGGAATTTCCGCGCCACGCCGCCGAGCCAGAATCTTTCGAGCGCGATCATCAGGTAGATGAACAGCACCAGGTTGCCGGTTCCCACACTGCCGCCCATGTAACCCAGCAGGGCGATGAACACGAACACGCCGGTGAGTATCGCAAATTTCTTGTCGAACTTCGGTTTGGGGTGGTTCTCGCCCTCGTGACGGTCCATAAAATCCACGGCAAACACGGGGTTGATGAGATAAGCCACCACCAGTGAAGCCGTCAGCGTAACGATCAGCGTTACGGGCAGGAAGAACATGAAACTACCGATAATGCCCGGCCAGAAGAGCAGCGGGAAGAACGGCGCCAGTACGGTCATGGTGCCGGAGAATACCGGCAGGAACACTTCCCCGGCCGCTATCTTCGCGGCTTTCTTGATACCGAGGTCTTTCCGTTCATAGAAGATACGGTGCACGTTCTCGATCACCACGATCGCATCGTCCACCACAATCCCCAACGCCAGCAGGAACGAGAAGAGCACCATCATGTTCAGCGTAAAGCCGAAGGCGGGCAGGATGGTAAAGGCGATGAACATGGAGATGGGCACAGACAGCGCCACGAAGATGGCGTTCACCGCACCCATGAAGAACATGAGCACCACGGTCACCAGGATGAACCCGATGATGATGGTATTGATCAGGTCGTGCAGGGTTACGCGGGTCGACTCGGACTGGTCGGCCGTGATGGTCACGTCCAGCCCCTTGGGCAGGTAGTTCGCCTTCATGTCTTCCACGATCTTAAAGATCTTGTCGGAAGCATTGATGAGGTTCTCCCCGCTTTGTTTGATCACGTTCAGGGTGATTACGCTCTTGCCGTTCAGGCGGGCGTAACTTTCCTGTTCCTTATGACTGTCTTTCACATCGGCGATATCACGGAGATACACCACCGCGCCGGAACTGCCGCGGATGATGAGGTCTCTCAGCTTGAGGGGGTCTTTATATTCGCCTTTTACGCTGAGCGATCTTTTCTGACCGTCCACGGTCACGAGGCCCGCCGAAGTGGTTTTATTTTCGCTGGATACCGCTCCCATCACGTCTTCAAAGCTGATGCGGGCAGCGTCCATTTTGTATTTGTCCAGGTCGATATGAATTTCCCTGTCCAGCGCGCCCACAATGTCCACGCGGGTGATCTCGTTGAGGGCTTCGATCCGGTCCTGCATTTCGTCCGCATACTTCTTCAGCGTCTGCAGGTCGAAATCGCCGCTCATGTTCACGTTCATGATCGGAATCTGCGAAACGTCGATCTTGGTGATCTGCGGCTCTTCCGTCAGGTTATTGGGCAGGTCTTTTTTTGCATCATCCACTTTTTCACGCACCTCCATTCTCGCCTCCTCCATATCCTGATCGGGGTTGAATTCGATAATGATCGCAGAGAAGTCCTGAATGGACGTGCTTTTGATTTTCTTTACGCCTGGAATGGATTTCAGTTCCTTTTCAAGGGGCTTCGTCACCAGCGTTTCCATATCCTCCGGCGACGTACCGTCGTTGATCGTACTGATATAGAACTGCGGGAATACCACCTCGGGAAACTGTTCCTTCGGCATGGCGTTATATTTCAGGATACCCATCACGCAAATGATAAGCGTGGCCACATAGATGCTGACCTTGTTATCAATTGCCCAACTGGTGGGTTTAAACTCTTTTTCTAAGTCCTTCATCGGGTAGTTTTTTTAAAGTGGATGCTTACAGTTTCACCGGGTCGTTATCGTTCACGCCCTGGAACCCTGCGGTGATGATCCTGTCTCCTGCCGTTAAGCCGGATTTGATTTCAGCCAGATCGTTGTAGGTGCGGCCCAGTTCAACATCCCGGCGCACTGCCTGCAGTTTGTTGCCCTCTCCTTTTACGGTGATCACATAAGGCTTGCCCAGCGAATATTGCACTACTTTTACCGGCACCACGATGGCGTTTGACGCTTTATAATCCACTATCCTCATTTGTGCGGTCATGTTCGGGCGTACGTCTCCCGATCCTTTCAGCGGCACTTCCACTTTGATGGTCCTGCTCACCGGGTCGATCACTTTCGCGGCAAACCCGATTTTTGTTCTCATCTGTTTATTGATATCGGGGAAAGTGATGATCACTTCATCGCCCGTTTTTACTTTACCGGCGAAAGATTCAGCCACATTGGCGAGTACGCGGAGGTTACTGCTGTTTACTACACGGAAGGCGGCTACGCCCGGGGAGGCTGCATCGCCCAGTTTGGCGATCACCGCATCCACGGTACCATTGATGGGAGATACGATGCGGGCTTGCGCCAGTTGTTCTTTCATGGTCGCCATCTTTCTTTCGAGGCCTTCCACCTGGCTTTTGGCGTTCAGGTATTGTACTTCGGAGCCGATTTTCTGGTTCCAGAGGTTCGCCTGTTTGTTGAATAAAGTTCTGGCGAGGTCGATCTGCGTCTGCAGTTCGGCGATGCCGGCGCGGATCACCACATCGTCGAGTTGGGCGAGCACCTGGCCTCTTGATACAGCCTGGCCTTCTCGTACGCTGATGCTCCTGATCACACCGGGCACCTGGGGAGACACGTCTACGTTTTCACGTGCGTCCACCGTTCCCTGGATGTCGATGTAATGTTCAAATACGGTATCCGTGATGGACGCGATGGACACCGTTTTCATTTTCTGAACGGTATCCGTGCCTTTGGTTTTTTTCTCCAGCTCCTTCACTTCCTGCTGCAGTTTGGCAATCTCCTGTTTCTTTTTCTGTATCTGCTCTTCCGGTTTACCTTCACCGCCGCCGCAGGCAGCCAGTACGATCGTTAAAAGGGGGAGTACGAAATATTTTCTGGTCATTGTATGATAGATTTTAGGCGGATGCTGATTTTTAAGATTAGAGTTTGCCATATGCTTTCATGTAATCTACGCGTGAAACGATGACGTTGTACAACGCGTTGAAGTAGTTATTCTGGGCCGTGAGCAACTGGGATTCGGCAGTGATCACTTCAAGGCTGGAGCCCACCCCTTCGCGGTATTTGATCATGGTTGTTTCATACACATCTTTGGCCAGGGCCATGTTCTCTTCCATGTTCTCGAGCGTTTTGATATTGTTGCGCAGGGTAGTGGTGGAATTGATCTGATCGAGATCTATGTTGTTTTTGAGGTCTTCTATATCCAGTTCCGACTGTTTCACCACGAGCATGGCCTGGTCTACCTGTCTCCTGCGCTGCATGCCGGAGAAGATGGGCACCTGGAGGTTAAGCCCCCATGACACGTAGCCATACCACATTTGCGACTGGAAAAAGTCGAATGAGTTAGTCTGCCGTGACGCGCCCACTTTGCCGAAGGCGTTGAGGCTCGGCAGTGCGGCGAGGCGATAGCGTTTCAGGTTATATTCATTGGCCCGTTTCTGCGATTGCATCAGCTGGTATTCGATACGGTTGGTGTAGTTGAACTGGCCCGCGTCCTGGATATCCGCCTTCAGCGCTTCGTTGCTGAGGGTGTCAGTCAGTTCCAGCGGCTGTTTGATAGGCAGGCCGATGCGATATTTGAGCATCGCGAGCCCTACCTGGCGCAGGTTCTGGATACGCACCTGCTCGGCCAGCGCGTTGTTAAGCTGCACCACCAGGCGGTCCACATCCAGTTTTTCCACCAGCCCGTTTTTATAGATCTCCCTTGTTTCGTCCAGTGTTTTGCGCGTGCGGGCGATGTTTTCGTTCAGGATGGCCAGCGCCTTGTCCGAAGCCACTACATTGTAGTATGCCTTGTACACTTCCGCCTTTACATCGATCTCCGATTTAGCTACTCCCTGCCGGGCCAGCAGCTCCAGCGTTTCGCGGGCCTGAAGGGCCACCAGAACGCTGGGGTCGAAGAGGGTCTGGTTCACATTCACATCTCCGGACGCATTGTATTTCAGCCCGAAAGCGAAAGGAACGAGCGTACCCTTGGGCACGTTAGGGTCAAAGTTGGAGGCGTCGATCAACTGCTTTTGAATGATGGGGTTATCCTGGTACAGGCCCGCCGCGGAAACCTGCGGAAGGGCGAGACCACTCACCTCCTTATTCTTTGCGATCTGCTGCAACTCAGCCAGCTGTGCCGTTTTCACGGCATATTGGTTTTTCTTGGCATACTCCACCGCGTCGGTTACCGAAAACCGGAGCGTTTCCGAAGAAACGGCGGGCTGCTGGGCATTAGCGTAGGTTAATAATTGCAACATCAACCCCGTGAGGGCGACGAGCTTCCATTTAAACTGCATAGTTCGTGTGTTTATTTCGAATAATCCTTGGTCTTGTATTTTTCGATTTCACTGTACCCTTTGGGACTGGCCACCCCGTAAACGAAGTGCTCCAGCAGTACCCGCTGCACCCGGCTCATATCGTAGCCGTTCATCGGGAACAGCTCGGGCTGGAAGCAGAACATGGCCGATGCGGCGCGGAAGTGGCTGAGAATCTCCAGGTCCAGGTCGTCGCGGTAGAGCCCTTCCCGTATGCCGCGTTCCAGGTTTTCACGGATGGTCTCCAGCATAAACACGGTCCGGTGGTTTTCAAACAGCTGGAATGCCTTGGCGTGGAACTTCTGGAGGTCCATCATGGCCACGGGGTTCATGTTCCGCAGCTTGTTCTCCAGCATTTTCATCACCATGAACAGTTCTTCAATCGCGTCTTTGCTCTTGATGCGGCTTTCATTGCACTCGTCCTGCATCAGTTTCAGATGCCGGCTCATCACGTTCACTACCAGGTCGCTTTTATCGGCAAAGTGGGCATACAGGGTCTTTTTGGAAATCCCCATTTTAAGGGCGATATCGTCCATCGTAATGGAGCGAGTGCCGTATTGCCGGAACAGGTTGAACGCCGTATCCAATATTCGTTCTTGTACTTCCATCGGTTTTGAAACAGGGGTGTTGCTTGATTACTGGAACAAAACTATGGAAACTATTTAAACCGCCAAAGTTTCCAGTACGATTTTTTTAGATTTTATGACGAACGGGGTTTGTCCGGCCAAACAGCCGTCCATGAATGGGATTTATCATTTTCCGGTGGGAGGAATGCCCCTGAATGCAGTAACTTTGCCCTTTCAACACTGCAAGCACATGTCTCCAAAACTGAGGTTCCGGGTATTGTTATCGCGCCTGCTGCGCTATTTTTTCCAGGGGTTGCTCATCCTGGCGCCGATTGGCATCACGGCCTTCACGTTGTACTGGGGGTTTATCACGATAGACAACCTGCTGCCCCGGGATTTGCTGCCGGTGGACCACCCGATGAACTTCCTGAAGTACAAGGGCGTAGGGTTTGCTATTGTATTGATACTCATAGTGTTTGTGGGTTACCTGAGCTCTTCGTTCATTGTGGGGCGGCTGATCGACATGTTTGACCATATCCTGGAGCGCACCCCTTTTATTAAATATATCTACTCTTCCGTGAAAGACGTGTTCGACGCTTTTGTGGGGGAAAAGAAGAAGTTCGACCATCCGGTGCTGGTGAATGTGTATGGGGAAGACGTGTGGGAGATGGGTTTCATCACGCAGGAAAATGTAAGGAGTTTGGGGCTGGAAGGATATATGGCGGTGTACGTCCCGCACGCCTACGCCATTACGGGGAAGGTTTTTATCGTACGGCAGGAGAAGGTGCGGGCTTTGGACAATATATCGGCCGGGGAAGCGATGAAGTTCGCGGTGAGCGGCGGGGTGACCCACATCACGGAAAGCCATGCCCCCCAACCGGCGAAATAAATTTTACCCACCTGTGAATAACAAGGGAAATTGAACCGGGCATTATCCCGACATTCGGTTTTCTTCAAATTCACACACATGCATCCATTGTTTCGCACGGCAGTTCCACTGCTGCTGGTATTGTTACCTTATTCCGGGGCAAAGGCCTGGGGCTTTTTCGCTCACGAACGCATCAACCGCCTGGCGGTGTTTGCGCTGCCGCCGGACATGTTGCTCTTTTACAAGCCTCACATCGAATATATCGTTCAGCAGTCCACGGCGCCGGATAAACGACGGTATATGATACCCGGGGAGGGCGCGCGCCATTACCTGGATGCGGACCATTACGGCCCGCTGGCGTTCGACAGCCTGCCGCGCAACTGGCAGGCGGCCGTACACCGGTACAGCGCCGATACCCTGGAACGTTACGGGGTATTGCCCTGGCACCTGGAGCGGGTAATGCGCTGGCTCACGGCGGCATTCGAAGCGGGAGACGCCTCGCGCATCCTGCGGCTGTCTGCCGAGCTGGGCCATTACCTGAGCGATGCGCATGTTCCCCTCCACGCCTGCTCCAACCATAACGGGCAGCAGACGGGACAGGAAGGGATTCACGGTCTGTGGGAATCGCGCATTCCCGAACTGGTCGCCGATGCCGGGTTCGATTACTGGGTGGGCGCCACCGGCTATATCAAAGATGTGCGCAGCCTTTTCTGGCAGGCCATTTCCGGGAGCGCCGCGGCGGCCGATACGGTGCTCCGGTTCGAGAAGCAGCTCAGCCAGCGGTTCCCGGCCGACCGGCGGTTTGCATACGAGCTGCGGAAAGGCCGGCTGGTACACAATTACTCCACTGATTACACGAAAGCCTACCACAAGGCGTTAGGCGGTATGGTGGAACGGCGGATGCGCGCATCCATTCAGGCCGTAGCGGCCTGCTGGTACACGGCCTGGGTGAACGCAGGCCAACCGTCCCTGGGAAAGCTAAGGGCAACGGGCATTTCAGACGAAGAACACGCGGCGGCAAGACGGCTGGACAGCCTCTGGCGGGCGGGTAAAATATTTGGGAGGGACCACTGAGAATTAACAAAAGAAAACTTATCTTTGGCCTTCTATCATTTTTAACCTGTCCTCACTGACCAATCCTTCCGGTTTATTACTCGACCGCGATTTTTTACCAATTCCTTCGAAAAACCATAGAACGTGGAACAAGAAAACGTATTCAACTTAGATCGCAACATGAAGGTGCACAATTTTAATGCAGGTCCTTCTGTATTACCAAACGAAGTACTGTACAAAGCCAGTAAAGCCCTTATTGACTTTGACGGGACAGGTATGTCTATACTGGAAATAGGACACCGCACGGAACCGTTTATCGCCGTAATGGAGGAAGCACGCAGTCTTGCCAAAGAGCTGATGCAGCTGGAGGACGACTACGAAATCCTGTACCTCCAGGGAGGGGCCACCACGCAGTTCATGCAGGTGCCCATGAACCTGCTCGACAGTGGGGATACCGCGGCATATATCGATACCGGCGTATGGTCCAATAAAGCCATTAAAGAAGCCAAGCTGTTTGGTTATGTAGATGTTATCGCCAGCTCCAAAGAAACTAACTACAATCACATCCCCAGGCAGTTTACGGTACCCCAGCAAGCCAAATACCTGCACATTACCACCAACAATACCATTTACGGTACACAGTGGCAATCCACGCCTGAAACGGATGTTCCCCTGATAGCGGACATGAGCAGCGACATTCTCAGCCGCCAGATGGATTTTAATAAATACGCCCTGATCTATGCCGGCGCACAGAAAAACATGGGCGCCGCAGGCACCACCATGGTAGCCGTGCGCAAAAGCATTCTCGGCAAGATCACCCGCAAAATACCCAGCATACTCGATTACAGGCTGCATATTGAAAATGCCTCCATGCTCAATACCCCGCCCGTATTTGCCGTATACATCTCCATGCTCACCCTGCGCTGGCTCAAAGGCCAGGGAGGCCTCGCCGCTATTGAAAAACTCAATAACAAAAAGGCTGCCCTCCTGTACGACGAGATCGACCACAACCCCCTGTTCCGCGGCAACGTCGTGAAAGAAGACCGCAGCAAAATGAACGTGACCTTCACCATCGACAAACCCGAACTGGAAGAAGAATTCCTGAAATTCTGCAAAAAAGAAGACATCGTGGGCATCAAAGGCCACCGCTTGTCCGGCGGCTTCCGCGCATCCCTGTACAATGCACTGCCCATCGAAAGTGTGGAAGTAATGGTGGAAGCCATGAAATTCTTCTCACTGAAAAAGGCTTAGTAGTAAAATATTTCATTATATGAAGACTGCCACTTTCCCGTGGCAGTCTTTTTTATACCTGCTTTTCTTAT
Protein-coding sequences here:
- a CDS encoding SGNH/GDSL hydrolase family protein — translated: MRYLLLLLFPFTCAFGQNKDNARYTDARSLMIIGKGVPTNPVYVRLDTTQTKPFPQSVRYLSTHSAGIAVLFETNSPYVRAKWGLRGKKYYANMTPIVHSGLDLYAHNNGKWQWVAVGRPLDKDTINTQALVENMDNSTKQFMLYLPTYNELTSLEIGVAPEATLAAPARPAIDTNRRVVIYGSSILQGASASRAGMTYPGIISRRTGWEVINLGFSGAGKMEFPVAELLATMKASCFVLDCIPNPSPAEIKERAYPFIKHLLTKRPEVPVLLVESRIHETGYFDSRIGAVTTEKNNLIKEVYTRLKQEGFKQLYYLPATNLTGHDHEGTIDGSHLTDLGFMRQADEVQPLLEKLMKKSGAGR
- a CDS encoding efflux RND transporter permease subunit; the encoded protein is MKDLEKEFKPTSWAIDNKVSIYVATLIICVMGILKYNAMPKEQFPEVVFPQFYISTINDGTSPEDMETLVTKPLEKELKSIPGVKKIKSTSIQDFSAIIIEFNPDQDMEEARMEVREKVDDAKKDLPNNLTEEPQITKIDVSQIPIMNVNMSGDFDLQTLKKYADEMQDRIEALNEITRVDIVGALDREIHIDLDKYKMDAARISFEDVMGAVSSENKTTSAGLVTVDGQKRSLSVKGEYKDPLKLRDLIIRGSSGAVVYLRDIADVKDSHKEQESYARLNGKSVITLNVIKQSGENLINASDKIFKIVEDMKANYLPKGLDVTITADQSESTRVTLHDLINTIIIGFILVTVVLMFFMGAVNAIFVALSVPISMFIAFTILPAFGFTLNMMVLFSFLLALGIVVDDAIVVIENVHRIFYERKDLGIKKAAKIAAGEVFLPVFSGTMTVLAPFFPLLFWPGIIGSFMFFLPVTLIVTLTASLVVAYLINPVFAVDFMDRHEGENHPKPKFDKKFAILTGVFVFIALLGYMGGSVGTGNLVLFIYLMIALERFWLGGVARKFQTNFWPRVQNSYRRILSWCILGWRPVYILIGTFGLLVFSIVLTAIRNPKVVFFPTSDPNFIFAYIELPIGTDQKYTDSITHMIEDRITKVVGGTKNPLVKSIISNVAVGAGDPSQMDLSTASNKGKVTVAFVEFAKRNGQSTVEYLDKIREAVKGVPGADIVVEQEQGGPPTGKPINIEISGDDFELLAGTSDRLKRYLDSLQIGGVEELKSDFQANKPEIVLNIDRERANREGISTTQISNSLRAALFGLEVSKFRDPDDDYPIMIRLQEDQKNNINTLMNLNLTYRDMNMGGQIRQVPLSAVADIHYSNTYAGIKHIDEKRVVTLYSNVLTGFNANEVVMAINAAVLEFSPPDGITVKMTGEQEDQMETMNFLLMAMLGAVGLIFMIMVTQFNSVGRSFVIFLEILFSIIGVFLGFAIFGMDISIVMTGVGIMALAGIVARNGIVLVEFTDLLVMQGVPMNEAVVEAGRTRMTPVLLTAIAAILGLIPLAVGLNIDFWKMFDELNPHLFFGGDNVAFWGPLAWTMVFGLIFATFLTLVLVPVMYYMNKRCIDVLDYYGWPRGLKYVPFLVLIVKLFTKKEVIRKLHDPNYISPRPYNFFNGQAHGEDKEQAKSAKGVVMH
- a CDS encoding efflux RND transporter periplasmic adaptor subunit; the protein is MTRKYFVLPLLTIVLAACGGGEGKPEEQIQKKKQEIAKLQQEVKELEKKTKGTDTVQKMKTVSIASITDTVFEHYIDIQGTVDARENVDVSPQVPGVIRSISVREGQAVSRGQVLAQLDDVVIRAGIAELQTQIDLARTLFNKQANLWNQKIGSEVQYLNAKSQVEGLERKMATMKEQLAQARIVSPINGTVDAVIAKLGDAASPGVAAFRVVNSSNLRVLANVAESFAGKVKTGDEVIITFPDINKQMRTKIGFAAKVIDPVSRTIKVEVPLKGSGDVRPNMTAQMRIVDYKASNAIVVPVKVVQYSLGKPYVITVKGEGNKLQAVRRDVELGRTYNDLAEIKSGLTAGDRIITAGFQGVNDNDPVKL
- a CDS encoding TolC family protein, whose amino-acid sequence is MQFKWKLVALTGLMLQLLTYANAQQPAVSSETLRFSVTDAVEYAKKNQYAVKTAQLAELQQIAKNKEVSGLALPQVSAAGLYQDNPIIQKQLIDASNFDPNVPKGTLVPFAFGLKYNASGDVNVNQTLFDPSVLVALQARETLELLARQGVAKSEIDVKAEVYKAYYNVVASDKALAILNENIARTRKTLDETREIYKNGLVEKLDVDRLVVQLNNALAEQVRIQNLRQVGLAMLKYRIGLPIKQPLELTDTLSNEALKADIQDAGQFNYTNRIEYQLMQSQKRANEYNLKRYRLAALPSLNAFGKVGASRQTNSFDFFQSQMWYGYVSWGLNLQVPIFSGMQRRRQVDQAMLVVKQSELDIEDLKNNIDLDQINSTTTLRNNIKTLENMEENMALAKDVYETTMIKYREGVGSSLEVITAESQLLTAQNNYFNALYNVIVSRVDYMKAYGKL
- a CDS encoding TetR/AcrR family transcriptional regulator is translated as MEVQERILDTAFNLFRQYGTRSITMDDIALKMGISKKTLYAHFADKSDLVVNVMSRHLKLMQDECNESRIKSKDAIEELFMVMKMLENKLRNMNPVAMMDLQKFHAKAFQLFENHRTVFMLETIRENLERGIREGLYRDDLDLEILSHFRAASAMFCFQPELFPMNGYDMSRVQRVLLEHFVYGVASPKGYSEIEKYKTKDYSK
- a CDS encoding DUF502 domain-containing protein, whose amino-acid sequence is MSPKLRFRVLLSRLLRYFFQGLLILAPIGITAFTLYWGFITIDNLLPRDLLPVDHPMNFLKYKGVGFAIVLILIVFVGYLSSSFIVGRLIDMFDHILERTPFIKYIYSSVKDVFDAFVGEKKKFDHPVLVNVYGEDVWEMGFITQENVRSLGLEGYMAVYVPHAYAITGKVFIVRQEKVRALDNISAGEAMKFAVSGGVTHITESHAPQPAK
- a CDS encoding zinc dependent phospholipase C family protein, producing MHPLFRTAVPLLLVLLPYSGAKAWGFFAHERINRLAVFALPPDMLLFYKPHIEYIVQQSTAPDKRRYMIPGEGARHYLDADHYGPLAFDSLPRNWQAAVHRYSADTLERYGVLPWHLERVMRWLTAAFEAGDASRILRLSAELGHYLSDAHVPLHACSNHNGQQTGQEGIHGLWESRIPELVADAGFDYWVGATGYIKDVRSLFWQAISGSAAAADTVLRFEKQLSQRFPADRRFAYELRKGRLVHNYSTDYTKAYHKALGGMVERRMRASIQAVAACWYTAWVNAGQPSLGKLRATGISDEEHAAARRLDSLWRAGKIFGRDH
- the serC gene encoding 3-phosphoserine/phosphohydroxythreonine transaminase, which gives rise to MKVHNFNAGPSVLPNEVLYKASKALIDFDGTGMSILEIGHRTEPFIAVMEEARSLAKELMQLEDDYEILYLQGGATTQFMQVPMNLLDSGDTAAYIDTGVWSNKAIKEAKLFGYVDVIASSKETNYNHIPRQFTVPQQAKYLHITTNNTIYGTQWQSTPETDVPLIADMSSDILSRQMDFNKYALIYAGAQKNMGAAGTTMVAVRKSILGKITRKIPSILDYRLHIENASMLNTPPVFAVYISMLTLRWLKGQGGLAAIEKLNNKKAALLYDEIDHNPLFRGNVVKEDRSKMNVTFTIDKPELEEEFLKFCKKEDIVGIKGHRLSGGFRASLYNALPIESVEVMVEAMKFFSLKKA